A genomic segment from Malus domestica chromosome 05, GDT2T_hap1 encodes:
- the LOC103452956 gene encoding probable glutathione S-transferase, which yields MADEVVLLGFWSSPFGIRLRIALAEKGIVYEYKEEDIWNKSPLLLQMNPVHKKIPVLIHNGKPVSESLIALQYIDEVWNDKAPLLPSDSYLRAQARFWADFVDKKIFEFGRKLWATKGEEQNAAIKEFLDFIGVLERELGDKPFFGGDTLGFVDVTLISYYSWFLEYEKFGNFSVEAEHPEFIAWVKRCMEKESVSKSLPEQEKVYDYAMFLRKKFGIE from the exons ATGGCGGATGAGGTGGTGTTGTTGGGTTTCTGGTCAAGCCCATTTGGGATAAGACTGAGGATTGCTCTGGCTGAGAAGGGCATTGTGTATGAGTACAAAGAAGAGGATATTTGGAACAAGAGCCCACTGTTGCTGCAGATGAACCCGGTTCACAAGAAGATCCCGGTTCTCATTCACAATGGAAAACCGGTCTCCGAGTCCCTCATTGCGCTTCAGTACATTGACGAAGTTTGGAATGATAAGGCTCCACTCTTGCCCTCTGACTCTTACCTCAGAGCCCAGGCCAGGTTCTGGGCTGACTTCGTCGACAAGAAG ATATTTGAGTTTGGGAGGAAGCTTTGGGCAACCAAAGGAGAAGAACAAAATGCAGCAATAAAAGAATTTCTCGACTTCATTGGCGTGTTAGAAAGAGAGCTTGGAGACAAGCCTTTCTTTGGGGGGGACACCCTCGGATTCGTGGACGTGACGCTTATTTCATACTATAGCTGGTTTCTTGAGTATGAGAAATTTGGCAACTTTAGTGTTGAGGCAGAGCACCCAGAATTTATTGCCTGGGTTAAGAGGTGCATGGAGAAGGAGAGCGTGTCCAAGTCACTTCCCGAGCAGGAAAAGGTCTACGATTACGCaatgtttttaaggaaaaagtTTGGAATTGAGTAG